Genomic DNA from Parvivirga hydrogeniphila:
TGATGATGGCCACCGGTGCTGTCAGCGAGATCGAGGAGGTGGGCGTCAGGAGGCCCGCCAACACACCAGTCGACGAGCTTTCGGTCGGCGAGGTCGGCTACGTGATCACGGGGCTGAAGGACCCGTCGCTCGTCAAGGTGGGCGACACGATCACGCGTGCGAAGAACGGCGCTGCCGAGCCACTGCCAGGCTACCGCGACGTCAAACCGATGGTCTACACCGGCCTGTACCCGATCGATGGCGACCAGTACCCCGACTTGCGCGACGCGCTGGACAAGCTGAAGCTCAACGACCCTGCGCTCGTCTATGAGCCTGAGACGTCGCATGCCCTCGGGTTCGGGTTCCGCGTCGGGTTCTTGGGTCTGCTGCACATGGAGGTCGTGAAGGAGCGCCTCGAGCGCGAGTTCGGCCTCGAACTGCTCGCGACGGCGCCGAGCGTGGAGTACCACGCGTACCTCACGAACGGCGAGATGCGCGAGGTCCACTCACCGCAAGACATGCCCGACCCGAGCCGCCTCGATCGCATCGAGGAGCCATACCTGAAAGCGACGATCCTCGTCCCGCCTGATTTCGTCGGTCCGGTCATGGAGCTCGCGGACAGCCGTCGCGCGGTCTTCAAGGACATGCAATACCTCTCGGCAACGACGGTGGAGATGCACTACGAGATCCCGTTGTCCGAGCTCATCATGGACTTCTTCGACCAGCTCAAGAGCCGCACGAAAGGGTATGCGAGCCTCGACTACGAGTTCATCGGCTACCGGCCGAGCGAACTCGTGAAGCTCGACGTGCTTCTAGCCGGAAAGCCGGTGGACGCGCTGTCGTTCATCGTGCACAAGGACAAGGCGTACCCGCGCGCGAAGGTCCTCACCGAGAAGCTGAAAGACATCATCCCCAGGCAGATGTTCGAGGTCCCCATCCAGGCGGCGATCGGTGGCAGGATCATCAGCCGCGAGACGGTCAAAGCCAAGCGCAAGGACGTCCTCGCGAAGTGCTACGGTGGCGACGTGACGCGCAAACGCAAGCTGCTCGAGAAGCAGAAAGAGGGCAAGAAGCGCATGAAGAACCTCGGGACCGTCGAGGTGCCGCAGGAGGCGTTCATGGCGATCCTCAAGGTGGACGAAGGCTGATGTCGCCCCCAGCACGAGGTGCTGGAGCGCGCGCCGGCGGCATGATGCCCGAGCACCTATACTTCCACGTCCCGTTCTGCGCCTCGAAGTGCGCGTACTGCGACTTCTTCTCGGTCGTGCCACAGGGGCCCGGATCGCAGGCCGCCCACACCTACGAGCTCCTCTACGAGCAGTGGGCCGGGTGGCTCTCGCGGCTGGAGCCTCGTGCGGCGCGTACGGTCTACATCGGCGGAGGGACGCCGACGTCTCTGGGAGCCGCGCGGCTCTCAGCGTTCGTGGCGACGGCGCGTGGGCAGATGTGCGGTACGCACGAGGTGGAGATCACGGTCGAAGCGAATCCGGAATCGTTCGACGAGCTCACTGCTGAGATGCTCGCGGATGCCGGCGCGACTCGGGTGAGCCTGGGCGTGCAGGCGTTCCACGACGACCTTCTCGCGGTGCTCGGCCGTCCGCACGACGCAACGCGAGCGCTCGCGGCCGCGAGGGCCGCCACGGAAGCCGGGCTGGATCTCTCGGTCGATCTCATCTGCGGCATCCCCGGACAGACGCTCGATATGTGGCGTTCGACGGTGGAGTACGCGCTTGAGACGGGCGCGCGGCACGTGTCGGTGTACCCGCTGTCGCTGGAAAGCGGCACGCCGCTCGCAGCAGAGGTCCTGCTCGGCCGATATCGTGCGGTCGATGAGGACGTCGTCGCCGACATGATGGTGCTGGCGCGAGACCTCCTTGAGGCGTCGGGGCTGCTGCGCTACGAGGTGGCGAACTACGCCGTCCCCGGCCACGAGTGCCGTCACAACCGCGCGTACTGGACGGGCCGGGAGTATCTCGGGATCGGTCCGAGCGCGCACGGCATGCTCGATGCAGCCACGGCGCGGACGGCAGGATTCGTGGTACCTGAGGACGCCGCGCGCGTCAGGTACGCAGTGGCGGCGGACATCGCGCGCGGATTCGGCGAGTGGCCGGCGATGACGGTCGAGGTGCTCACGGAGGCGGAGGCGCTGCGCGAGGACGTGATGCTCGGCCTTCGGCTCTCGGAGGGAGTTCCTGAGCCGCTCGTCGAGGAGGCGGGCGTTGGGGCGGCGATAGAGCGGCTCGAGCAGGCCGGGCTCCTCGTGCGGTCTGGTGGCCGGGTGCGCACGACGGAACGCGGGTGGCTCCTCGGCAACGAGGTGTTCGGCGCGGTGTGGACGGGCTGAGGCGTGCGAGCGCCGTGCCGAGCGTGATACCATCGTCTAGCACTCAGAGGCACCGAGTGCCAAAGGTAGGAGCACGAGAATGCTGAGCGAACGCAGACGCGCGGTGCTGGCCGCGCTCGTAGAAGAGTACGTCGCGACCATGCAGCCCGTGGCATCGAAAGCGCTGGTGGAGCGCCATCACCTTGGGTGCTCGCCTGCCACGGTGCGAGCCGAACTGGCCGCCCTCGAGGAGAGCGGGCACGTGGCCCAGCCTCACGTCTCCGCTGGCCGCGTGCCGACGGACCGCGGGTATCGCGCGTTCGTCGACGATGTGCGCGAGCGCATCGACGCCCTCAGCCTTAGCGCAACCGAGGTCGAGCGCATCCACCGCATGTACGAGACGCTCGAGATGGAGATGGACGAAGTTCTGCGCGAGACATCGATGCTGCTTTCGCGCTTCACCAACTACGTCGCGATCGTCGCGGCCCCGGCACTGCGGCGAGCTCGCCTGAGGCGGATCTCCATCGTGCCGATGGCAGAACGGCGGGCGCTTGTGGTCGTGGTGACCGACTCGGGCCAGGTGGCGAACCGCATGCTCGAGCTCGCGGAGCCGGTTGCCGAGAGCGTGCTTTCGGAAGTGGAACGGTATCTGACCGCCGTGCTCGAGGACAAGATCGGAGAGCAGGTGATCGACGTCCGGGAGGGCGTGCGCGCCGGCAGCGACGTGTTCGCGCGGACGACGATCGAAGTGCTGGACGCCGTGGCCGACTGTTTGCGCGAGGCGGACGACGATCGCGTCGTCACAGGCGGCGTTGCGGCGCTCCTCTCGCAGCCCGAGTTCGCGGACCCGCACGTGGCGCGTCCTGTCGTGGAGCTCCTCGAAGACGGCATCACCATGTTGCGCCTGTTGACCGAGGCGATGCGCGAGACGGACGTGACGGTGCGCATCGGGCACGAGAACCCCATCGAAGCGCTCGGCAGCGTGAGCGTCGTTCTCAGCCCGTATGGCAGGCGCGGCGCGATGGGCATCGTCGGGGTCATCGGGCCGACCCGCATGGACTATCCGCGCGCCATCGGCACGGTCCGCACGGTGGCCGACACGCTGACAGACATCCTGGGCTAGACGGAGACTGAGATGGCTTCTGTGGACTACTACGCCGTCTTGGGCGTCAGCCGGGACGCGTCTCAAGAGGAGATCAAGCGAGCGTTCCGCCGCAAGGCGCGGGAGACGCATCCCGACGTTGCTGACGACCCGGACGCGGAGGAGCGCTTCAAGCTGATCAACGAGGCCTACGAGGTGCTCTCAGACGAGCAGAAGCGTGCGAACTACGACCGCTACGGCACGCCGGATCCACGCGTCGGCGGATTCGGGTCGGACTACTCCGGGTTCGGCGACTTCTTCGGCATCAACGACATCTTCGAGACCTTCTTCGGCGGCGTTTCCGCGGGTATGGGCGGGCGTGCCGTGCGCACCGACGGGCGCGACATGAGCGTGCAGGTGACGATCACGCTCGAAGAAGCGGCTGCTGGCGTCGAGCGCGAGATCTCGGTCACGCGTCTCGGCCCGTGCGCGGCGTGCAACGCGACGGGTGTGTCGCCCGGCGGCTCGGTGAAGGCA
This window encodes:
- the lepA gene encoding translation elongation factor 4 yields the protein MTDPALIRNFSIIAHIDHGKSTLADRVLELTHTIAEREMMDQVLDSMDIERERGITIKAQAVRVMYDADDGKTYQLNLIDTPGHVDFTYEVSRSLAACEGVLLVVDAAQGVEAQTVANALMAMNTNLEIIPVINKIDLPAADPERVRHEIEEALAIPADEAVLTSGKTGQGVRDALEAIVRRVPPPTGDPEAPLKALIFDSYFDTYRGVVALVRIVDGSVRKGEKVLMMATGAVSEIEEVGVRRPANTPVDELSVGEVGYVITGLKDPSLVKVGDTITRAKNGAAEPLPGYRDVKPMVYTGLYPIDGDQYPDLRDALDKLKLNDPALVYEPETSHALGFGFRVGFLGLLHMEVVKERLEREFGLELLATAPSVEYHAYLTNGEMREVHSPQDMPDPSRLDRIEEPYLKATILVPPDFVGPVMELADSRRAVFKDMQYLSATTVEMHYEIPLSELIMDFFDQLKSRTKGYASLDYEFIGYRPSELVKLDVLLAGKPVDALSFIVHKDKAYPRAKVLTEKLKDIIPRQMFEVPIQAAIGGRIISRETVKAKRKDVLAKCYGGDVTRKRKLLEKQKEGKKRMKNLGTVEVPQEAFMAILKVDEG
- the hemW gene encoding radical SAM family heme chaperone HemW, whose product is MSPPARGAGARAGGMMPEHLYFHVPFCASKCAYCDFFSVVPQGPGSQAAHTYELLYEQWAGWLSRLEPRAARTVYIGGGTPTSLGAARLSAFVATARGQMCGTHEVEITVEANPESFDELTAEMLADAGATRVSLGVQAFHDDLLAVLGRPHDATRALAAARAATEAGLDLSVDLICGIPGQTLDMWRSTVEYALETGARHVSVYPLSLESGTPLAAEVLLGRYRAVDEDVVADMMVLARDLLEASGLLRYEVANYAVPGHECRHNRAYWTGREYLGIGPSAHGMLDAATARTAGFVVPEDAARVRYAVAADIARGFGEWPAMTVEVLTEAEALREDVMLGLRLSEGVPEPLVEEAGVGAAIERLEQAGLLVRSGGRVRTTERGWLLGNEVFGAVWTG
- the hrcA gene encoding heat-inducible transcriptional repressor HrcA produces the protein MLSERRRAVLAALVEEYVATMQPVASKALVERHHLGCSPATVRAELAALEESGHVAQPHVSAGRVPTDRGYRAFVDDVRERIDALSLSATEVERIHRMYETLEMEMDEVLRETSMLLSRFTNYVAIVAAPALRRARLRRISIVPMAERRALVVVVTDSGQVANRMLELAEPVAESVLSEVERYLTAVLEDKIGEQVIDVREGVRAGSDVFARTTIEVLDAVADCLREADDDRVVTGGVAALLSQPEFADPHVARPVVELLEDGITMLRLLTEAMRETDVTVRIGHENPIEALGSVSVVLSPYGRRGAMGIVGVIGPTRMDYPRAIGTVRTVADTLTDILG